In Methanoregula sp., a single genomic region encodes these proteins:
- a CDS encoding putative sulfate/molybdate transporter, giving the protein MSDTSLPPLRFNLSELAGSLGDFGTIIPLILAVALVSDVNARYILLFFGIWFILTGLYYRLPIPLEPMKAVAVIVIAGSISSGEIAAAGIILGVIFLVLGYGRFFAVIEKWVPQSVVRGIQLGLALLLFRSSLGFVVKDPLFFMIGIGIIAGFYLLARYRSIPDLSAIVVIGVGLVAGIALSGVPPLSLIPAPQLVIPVPADFSSAFSTLVLPQVVLTITNAILATTLLTKDLFKQDVPPKKFSTSIGLMNIFSVPFGGFPMCHGAGGMAGQYRYGARTGGANVYAGLIFIILALFFSSPQVLSIIAVGVLGALLIFVGIEMSRHSFKTDSLIVTGVIGILALVSSMTLAFIVGMVLAYSADLIKKKGSQDIN; this is encoded by the coding sequence GTGTCCGATACTTCCCTGCCACCCCTGCGATTCAACCTCTCCGAGCTGGCGGGATCGCTCGGGGATTTCGGGACGATCATCCCGCTCATCCTTGCCGTTGCGCTGGTCTCGGATGTCAATGCCCGGTATATCCTCCTCTTCTTTGGGATCTGGTTCATTCTCACCGGCCTGTATTACCGTCTGCCTATTCCGCTGGAGCCAATGAAGGCAGTTGCGGTGATCGTTATCGCCGGCTCCATCAGCAGCGGGGAGATCGCGGCAGCCGGTATTATCCTCGGGGTCATATTTCTCGTACTCGGCTATGGCCGGTTCTTCGCAGTTATCGAAAAATGGGTACCGCAGAGTGTTGTGCGGGGAATCCAGCTCGGCTTGGCGCTGCTCCTGTTCCGCTCATCCCTGGGGTTCGTGGTGAAGGATCCCCTGTTCTTTATGATTGGTATCGGCATCATCGCCGGCTTTTACCTCCTTGCACGCTACCGGTCGATCCCGGACCTCTCTGCGATCGTGGTCATAGGTGTTGGTCTTGTCGCAGGAATCGCACTATCTGGTGTTCCTCCCCTCAGCCTGATCCCGGCCCCGCAGCTTGTGATTCCCGTGCCTGCGGATTTCTCATCTGCTTTTTCAACCCTGGTGCTACCCCAGGTTGTTCTTACCATCACCAATGCCATCCTTGCAACCACTCTCCTGACAAAAGATCTGTTCAAGCAGGATGTCCCGCCAAAGAAATTCTCGACAAGCATTGGTCTTATGAACATCTTCTCCGTCCCGTTCGGCGGATTTCCGATGTGCCATGGAGCCGGAGGGATGGCCGGGCAGTACCGGTACGGCGCACGGACCGGGGGGGCAAATGTGTATGCGGGCCTGATCTTCATCATCCTCGCCCTTTTCTTTTCCTCACCGCAGGTCCTCTCTATCATCGCGGTTGGTGTGCTCGGGGCACTCCTTATCTTTGTCGGGATCGAGATGAGCCGGCACAGTTTTAAGACTGATTCCCTCATTGTCACAGGGGTCATCGGGATCCTCGCGCTGGTCAGCTCGATGACGCTGGCTTTTATTGTGGGGATGGTCCTTGCGTATAGTGCCGATTTGATTAAGAAGAAGGGTTCACAGGATATCAACTGA